Proteins found in one Bremerella volcania genomic segment:
- a CDS encoding TRAFAC clade GTPase domain-containing protein produces MTKRVLVAMDSYRLAECAVPLACYICGVDNNYNTELCRHCAAPLALSHQARTQGVRPQMVAVLGTAAAGKTVYLGMLLDMLTRQNGRVQVLARGAFSITLQQRTMMALSNCRFPEKTPNEPDRWNWVHCQAKVNSKKNPMELIMPDMAGEAILEEIDHPNAYPAIHSFLEKCSAVILLADTDRIERGGAEQNYFLMKLITYLSEQDSRHSRGKSTRPVAIVFSKADRCEPCFDNPELYAREKTPNLWQQVQQRFTNYGFFASGVAGSVGFREEPGEGTSAVPLRIEPRGIVEPFEWLVRKI; encoded by the coding sequence ATGACCAAGCGTGTCCTCGTAGCTATGGATTCGTATCGACTTGCGGAATGCGCCGTACCGTTGGCCTGCTACATTTGCGGCGTCGATAACAACTACAACACCGAACTATGTCGGCACTGCGCCGCGCCGCTTGCCTTGTCGCATCAAGCACGCACCCAAGGGGTTCGTCCCCAGATGGTTGCCGTTTTGGGAACGGCCGCCGCAGGCAAGACCGTTTACCTGGGCATGCTGTTGGATATGCTCACTCGGCAGAATGGCCGCGTGCAAGTGCTGGCCCGCGGTGCGTTTTCGATCACGCTGCAGCAGCGGACGATGATGGCTTTGTCCAACTGCCGCTTCCCTGAAAAAACCCCCAACGAGCCGGATCGCTGGAACTGGGTGCACTGCCAGGCCAAGGTCAACTCGAAGAAGAACCCCATGGAACTGATCATGCCGGATATGGCTGGGGAAGCGATCTTGGAAGAGATCGACCACCCCAATGCCTATCCGGCCATTCACTCGTTCCTGGAAAAATGCTCGGCCGTGATTCTGCTTGCCGATACCGATCGGATCGAGCGAGGAGGAGCCGAACAAAACTATTTCCTGATGAAGTTGATCACCTACCTCAGCGAGCAAGACAGTCGCCATAGTCGCGGAAAAAGCACCCGGCCGGTCGCGATTGTCTTCTCCAAGGCCGATCGCTGTGAGCCCTGTTTCGACAATCCCGAACTGTATGCCCGAGAGAAGACGCCGAATCTGTGGCAACAGGTTCAACAGCGTTTTACGAACTACGGATTTTTTGCTTCCGGCGTGGCCGGGTCGGTCGGCTTCCGCGAAGAACCAGGCGAAGGAACGTCAGCAGTACCGCTGCGGATTGAGCCGCGCGGCATTGTAGAACCGTTTGAATGGCTCGTACGCAAAATATAG